In one window of Erythrolamprus reginae isolate rEryReg1 chromosome 1, rEryReg1.hap1, whole genome shotgun sequence DNA:
- the NXPH2 gene encoding neurexophilin-2, which yields MMVHLRQPFPLVVVAQSFFLPLIFCDAKQIIQATDLLDWEDKDAADTLVANVVRSQIINPLRLFVKPSPTMKHGRMPYSDNTDNFWDWLSNITEVQESLARTKRRPIVKTGKFKKMFGWGDFHSNIKTVKLNLLITGKIVDHGNGTFSVYFRHNSTGLGNVSVSLVPPSKVVEFESSPQSTLETKESKSFNCRIEYEKTDRAKKTALCNFDPSKICYQEQTQSHVSWLCSKPFKVICIYIAFYSVDYKLVQKVCPDYNYHSETPYLSSG from the coding sequence ATATTCTGTGATGCCAAGCAAATCATCCAGGCCACAGACTTATTGGACTGGGAGGATAAAGATGCTGCGGATACTTTGGTTGCTAATGTAGTCCGTTCTCAGATCATCAACCCTTTACGCCTTTTTGTGAAACCCTCTCCAACAATGAAACATGGGCGGATGCCATATTCAGACAACACGGACAACTTTTGGGATTGGCTATCCAATATCACTGAAGTTCAGGAATCTCTTGCACGAACTAAACGCAGGCCAATTGTGAAAActggaaagtttaaaaaaatgtttggatGGGGCGACTTCCATTCTAACATCAAAACTGTGAAGTTGAATCTTCTGATAACAGGGAAGATTGTTGATCATGGCAACGGAACCTTTAGTGTTTATTTCCGGCACAACTCAACAGGCCTTGGAAATGTTTCTGTAAGCCTGGTGCCACCTTCCAAGGTGGTGGAGTTTGAATCTTCCCCTCAATCAACTCTAGAGACGAAGGAATCCAAGTCTTTCAACTGCCGAATTGAGTATGAGAAAACTGATAGGGCCAAGAAAACCGCATTGTGTAACTTTGACCCTTCAAAAATCTGCTACCAAGAGCAGACCCAAAGCCATGTGTCGTGGTTATGTTCTAAACCATTTAAGGTCATCTGTATTTACATTGCTTTCTACAGTGTTGACTACAAACTAGTGCAGAAGGTCTGTCCTGATTACAACTATCACAGTGAGACACCATATTTATCTTCTGGATGA